A single window of Armatimonadota bacterium DNA harbors:
- a CDS encoding TrpB-like pyridoxal phosphate-dependent enzyme: MDDRQFLLSPKDLPRQWYNVAADLDSPPPPPLHPGTKQPAGPDDLAPIFPMGVIMQEVSTDRWIPIPDPVLDILSIWRPTPLYRATKWEKALETPAKIFYKWEGASPVGSHKGNTAVAQAYYNKQEGVNRIATETGAGQWGTALSMACKFFDLDCTVYMVKVSYNQKPYRKFMMNVYGATIYPSPSEHTSYGRKVLAEDPDCPGSLGIAISEAIEDAISDPKVKYSLGSVLNHVMLHQTVIGQEAIKQMAMANAYPDVVIGCVGGGSNFAGLAFPFMPDKFAGKNIRFVAVEPSACPTITTGPYKYDFGDTAEMTPLLKMHTLGHNFMPPGIHAGGLRYHGMAPLVSLLVDKGFIEGVAYPQTPVFEAAVGFARTEGIIPAPESSHAVKAVLDEAMRAKEEGKEKVILFNLSGHGLLDLAAYDSYFSGKLIDV; this comes from the coding sequence ATGGATGACCGCCAGTTTCTTCTAAGCCCGAAGGACCTCCCGAGGCAGTGGTACAACGTGGCCGCGGATCTCGATTCGCCGCCTCCTCCACCGCTGCATCCCGGGACGAAGCAGCCAGCAGGCCCCGACGACCTGGCGCCGATCTTCCCGATGGGCGTTATCATGCAGGAGGTCAGCACGGACCGGTGGATACCGATCCCGGATCCGGTGCTCGACATCCTGAGCATCTGGCGGCCCACCCCACTGTACAGAGCTACCAAGTGGGAGAAGGCCCTGGAGACGCCCGCGAAGATTTTCTACAAGTGGGAAGGGGCAAGCCCCGTCGGCAGCCACAAGGGAAACACCGCGGTAGCCCAGGCGTACTACAACAAGCAGGAAGGCGTCAACCGTATCGCGACCGAGACGGGCGCCGGCCAGTGGGGCACCGCACTCTCTATGGCCTGCAAGTTCTTCGATCTCGACTGCACCGTCTACATGGTGAAGGTCAGCTACAACCAGAAGCCGTACCGCAAGTTCATGATGAACGTCTACGGCGCGACAATCTATCCGAGCCCGAGCGAGCACACATCTTACGGACGCAAGGTGCTCGCAGAGGACCCCGACTGCCCCGGCAGCCTGGGAATCGCCATCAGTGAGGCCATAGAAGACGCGATCTCCGACCCCAAGGTCAAGTACTCCCTGGGCAGCGTGCTGAACCACGTCATGCTGCACCAGACCGTGATCGGCCAGGAAGCCATCAAGCAGATGGCGATGGCGAATGCCTATCCGGATGTAGTGATCGGATGCGTCGGCGGCGGAAGCAACTTCGCCGGCCTGGCGTTCCCCTTCATGCCGGACAAGTTCGCAGGAAAGAACATTCGCTTCGTGGCAGTCGAGCCCAGCGCGTGCCCGACGATCACCACAGGCCCGTACAAGTACGACTTCGGCGACACTGCAGAGATGACTCCTCTGCTGAAGATGCACACACTCGGCCACAACTTCATGCCGCCGGGCATTCACGCAGGCGGACTGCGCTACCACGGAATGGCCCCGTTGGTCAGCCTGCTCGTGGACAAGGGCTTCATCGAAGGCGTCGCCTACCCGCAGACTCCGGTCTTCGAGGCGGCAGTAGGCTTCGCCCGCACAGAGGGCATCATCCCGGCGCCGGAGAGCTCACATGCGGTAAAGGCCGTGCTCGACGAGGCGATGCGCGCGAAGGAAGAGGGGAAGGAGAAGGTGATCCTCTTCAACCTCAGCGGACACGGGTTGCTCGATCTGGCCGCGTACGACTCCTACTTCAGTGGAAAACTGATAGACGTGTAG
- a CDS encoding gamma-glutamyltransferase codes for MAISLNDVRASRGMVTSDNPLASRVGLDIMRAGGNAVDMAVATALALCVVKPSSNGIGGYGGTMVICMAGTGEVASIDYNTRAPMAASEDMFEPVLPAENTNVGGFGGVEDRRNMFGPLAVSVPGTVAGLSLAAQRFGRLGWSNLVQPAVNLAADGFTVWPGLSANIKGLIDNADPESAAAFLPDGLIPADGETLRLPDLANLLKALADDPASFYRGKPARMIAERVRAMGGILTEEDMARFAVEVSEPLSLDYRGHRVYACTGVAGSPTALQVMAVMQMLHPDPCSPEDPAYWGDLADTLVLSWHDRLSLLGDVPGLGDLIARLMSPEYAETLASRVRAGGIARTQEGFDSTKCTVHVNACDADRNMVSLTQTHGGGYGSRVVVPGLGIVLGHGMSRFNPAAGHPNSPGPWKQPLHNMTPMIITRDGRPVASIGLPGGRTIPSLLPQFVADIVDWGMTAAGQLSFPRIHTQGGPIQHTVDLPESAKSAMADRGHELVQVEAIGGIASSIVIEDGAICGASLGGENAALGA; via the coding sequence ATGGCGATTTCATTGAACGATGTCCGCGCATCGCGAGGAATGGTCACTTCGGACAACCCTCTTGCCTCACGGGTTGGACTCGATATCATGCGCGCCGGAGGCAACGCAGTGGACATGGCGGTCGCGACCGCGCTGGCCCTGTGCGTTGTGAAACCTTCGTCGAACGGCATCGGCGGCTATGGCGGTACGATGGTCATCTGCATGGCCGGCACGGGCGAGGTAGCCAGTATTGACTACAACACCCGCGCTCCGATGGCCGCTTCCGAGGATATGTTCGAGCCGGTACTCCCCGCGGAGAATACCAACGTCGGCGGGTTCGGTGGCGTGGAGGACCGCAGGAATATGTTCGGGCCGCTCGCGGTCTCGGTGCCGGGCACGGTGGCCGGACTCTCACTCGCAGCGCAGAGGTTCGGCCGCCTGGGCTGGTCCAATCTCGTTCAGCCTGCCGTGAATCTCGCCGCAGACGGATTCACTGTCTGGCCGGGACTGAGCGCCAACATCAAGGGCCTGATTGACAACGCGGATCCCGAGTCTGCGGCGGCGTTTCTGCCGGACGGTCTGATCCCCGCAGACGGCGAGACGCTCCGCCTGCCGGACCTGGCGAACCTGCTGAAGGCCCTCGCGGACGATCCCGCTTCCTTCTACCGGGGCAAGCCCGCCCGCATGATAGCCGAGAGAGTCCGCGCGATGGGCGGTATACTCACTGAGGAGGACATGGCGCGGTTCGCGGTCGAGGTATCGGAGCCGCTCTCGCTCGACTATCGGGGGCACAGGGTCTACGCCTGCACAGGAGTTGCCGGAAGCCCGACTGCTCTCCAGGTGATGGCCGTGATGCAGATGCTTCACCCCGATCCTTGCTCGCCCGAAGATCCGGCGTACTGGGGAGACCTTGCAGACACGCTGGTGCTCTCTTGGCATGATCGTCTGTCACTTCTGGGAGACGTTCCCGGCCTCGGCGATCTGATCGCTCGCCTGATGTCGCCTGAATACGCGGAGACTCTCGCGTCCAGGGTGCGCGCAGGGGGCATCGCTCGGACTCAGGAAGGCTTTGACTCGACGAAGTGCACCGTCCACGTGAACGCGTGCGATGCCGACCGGAATATGGTGTCGCTGACTCAGACTCACGGTGGAGGATACGGTTCCAGAGTGGTGGTGCCCGGTCTTGGCATCGTCCTCGGGCACGGCATGTCTCGATTCAATCCCGCCGCTGGGCATCCGAACTCGCCCGGGCCGTGGAAACAGCCTCTTCACAACATGACTCCGATGATCATCACCAGGGACGGCCGACCGGTAGCCTCGATCGGGCTTCCGGGTGGGCGGACGATCCCGAGTCTGCTTCCGCAGTTCGTTGCGGATATCGTGGATTGGGGGATGACGGCGGCGGGGCAACTGAGTTTCCCGAGGATTCACACACAGGGCGGCCCGATCCAGCACACCGTTGACCTGCCGGAATCGGCGAAGTCGGCGATGGCGGATCGAGGGCATGAGCTGGTGCAGGTGGAGGCGATCGGCGGGATAGCGTCGAGCATCGTGATCGAGGACGGTGCAATCTGCGGCGCCTCGCTGGGCGGTGAGAACGCGGCGCTGGGTGCATAA
- a CDS encoding EamA family transporter: MRNVHPSDMVIFLVLTVVFNTLFAASYKLAVRRGCNLDAVNVWVYIGSTATMLAYILIKGKLPYHPLALAMGVFGGFMVFFATLSFFYHMRYGQLSASWTVISLSIGFPVLASIFAWHEYPSPRQTVGLLLIVVALVLFGRHETNAEGERP; encoded by the coding sequence GTGCGGAATGTACACCCAAGCGACATGGTGATATTCCTGGTTCTCACAGTCGTGTTCAACACGCTTTTCGCCGCTTCGTACAAGCTGGCGGTGCGGCGAGGCTGCAACCTCGACGCGGTCAATGTGTGGGTCTACATAGGTTCCACGGCGACGATGCTCGCGTACATCCTGATCAAGGGGAAGCTGCCGTACCATCCCCTCGCGCTCGCGATGGGCGTATTCGGCGGGTTCATGGTGTTCTTCGCAACGCTCTCCTTCTTTTACCACATGAGGTATGGGCAACTCTCGGCATCCTGGACGGTCATCAGCCTCTCCATCGGGTTTCCCGTGCTGGCCTCGATCTTCGCGTGGCATGAGTACCCGAGCCCCAGACAGACAGTCGGGCTTCTTCTTATAGTGGTTGCGCTCGTCCTCTTCGGGAGACACGAAACGAACGCGGAGGGCGAGAGACCATGA
- a CDS encoding dicarboxylate/amino acid:cation symporter: MKLTRNIIIGLVLGILVGVLSNAFLPVIFPKLDTYLLKPVGSIFLNLIKMLVVPIVFVSIVVGTMGISDPRKLGRIGAKTIGFFLVTTVIAVSLAMTLAFIVKPGGEGALRIAGTSAFKAAEPPSVIDTIVNIIPANPVAALVEGNMLQIIAFAIFIGLALAMLGERTRALASLFEQANDVMVHLVHVIMLTAPYGAFALIASAVGSQGRDVLASLAMYFLVVLGALILHCAVTYSLAVGLLGRMNPLAFFRGFSPAMAVAFSTSSSSGTLPVSMQTAQENLGVSREVSSFVQPLGATVNMDGTAIMQGVATVFIAQITGTDLSLAEIVMVVVTATLASIGTAGVPGVGLIMLAMVLEQVGLPLEPIGLILSVDRLLDMTRTAVNITGDAVCAVFVSRSEADRAVAGQRSEA; this comes from the coding sequence GTGAAGTTGACTCGGAACATCATCATCGGGCTCGTGCTCGGTATTCTTGTCGGCGTGCTTTCGAACGCCTTCCTGCCGGTTATATTCCCAAAGCTGGATACATACCTGCTGAAGCCTGTGGGAAGCATCTTCCTGAACCTCATCAAGATGCTCGTAGTGCCCATCGTTTTTGTCTCCATCGTGGTCGGGACGATGGGGATAAGCGACCCCAGGAAGCTCGGCCGCATCGGCGCGAAGACTATCGGTTTCTTTCTGGTCACGACGGTGATCGCGGTCTCGCTTGCGATGACGCTTGCCTTCATCGTGAAGCCCGGCGGGGAAGGAGCGCTCCGCATCGCCGGAACATCCGCGTTCAAGGCCGCCGAGCCTCCATCGGTCATTGACACGATAGTCAATATCATCCCCGCCAATCCCGTAGCCGCCCTCGTTGAGGGCAATATGCTTCAGATCATCGCGTTTGCGATCTTCATCGGTCTCGCGCTTGCGATGCTCGGCGAGAGAACGAGGGCGCTTGCGAGCCTGTTCGAGCAGGCCAATGACGTGATGGTGCATCTCGTCCATGTCATCATGTTGACCGCACCCTACGGGGCGTTTGCGCTGATCGCTTCCGCGGTCGGATCACAGGGCCGAGACGTGCTCGCCTCTCTTGCGATGTACTTCCTGGTCGTGCTGGGTGCGCTCATACTCCATTGCGCAGTTACGTATAGCCTGGCAGTCGGGTTGCTGGGCAGGATGAACCCTCTGGCCTTCTTCAGGGGGTTCTCACCCGCAATGGCCGTGGCGTTCAGTACGTCGTCCAGCAGCGGCACTCTACCGGTCTCGATGCAGACTGCTCAGGAGAACCTCGGCGTGTCCAGGGAAGTGAGCAGCTTCGTGCAGCCTCTCGGGGCGACGGTGAACATGGACGGCACAGCGATAATGCAGGGTGTAGCCACCGTCTTCATCGCGCAGATCACGGGTACGGACCTGTCGCTCGCGGAGATCGTGATGGTGGTCGTGACTGCAACGCTCGCCAGCATCGGCACTGCGGGCGTTCCTGGCGTGGGACTGATCATGCTGGCGATGGTGCTCGAGCAGGTCGGTCTGCCGCTCGAACCGATAGGGCTGATACTGTCTGTGGACCGACTGCTCGACATGACCAGGACCGCAGTCAACATAACCGGGGATGCGGTGTGCGCTGTGTTCGTCAGCCGCTCGGAGGCCGATCGTGCTGTTGCGGGGCAGCGATCTGAGGCATGA
- a CDS encoding DEAD/DEAH box helicase produces the protein MSYEDRVCVCRDCAQEFTFSAESQADFERRGFNPPVRCSDCRNRRGPRRKQDSTSNTEHREPVGTPSFGDFGLDARLERAIRAAGFETPTPVQTATIPLGMSGRDLIGTAQTGTGKTAAFVLPILHHLLSNPVSKPCTRALVITPTRELAEQISDSFKLLGKFTKIRTATVYGGVGFAPQERALRTGADVIVACPGRLLDHIERRNTDFAGVEKLVLDEADRMLDMGFLPSIRRILSYLPRQRHSMLFSATFADELMMLAKDTLCDPKRVAIGIEAPPNTVAHVLYPCPQHLKTSLILRLLDETDTNSVLVFTRTKHRADRVAQQIKRAGYKTSALHSNKSQGQRQAALDDFRSGKCQILVATDIAARGLDVEGISHVINYDIPDTPDTYIHRIGRTGRAERDGDAMTLITRDDSGIVRDIEKTLGAPIERREVEDFDYAAPATTLDRIQNADMHRDRSLPSVAQAVILAHALPDRHVPKGALGLSRRRRMKRR, from the coding sequence TTGAGTTACGAGGACAGAGTATGTGTCTGCCGTGACTGCGCGCAGGAGTTCACATTCAGCGCAGAATCCCAGGCGGACTTCGAACGGCGCGGCTTCAACCCGCCCGTGCGATGTTCCGATTGTCGGAACAGGCGCGGCCCCCGACGCAAGCAGGATTCCACCTCCAATACAGAACATCGTGAACCAGTCGGCACGCCGTCATTCGGCGATTTCGGACTCGACGCAAGGCTCGAGCGCGCCATCCGCGCGGCCGGATTCGAGACCCCCACCCCGGTCCAGACTGCCACGATCCCGCTAGGCATGAGCGGCAGGGACCTCATCGGCACGGCTCAGACCGGAACCGGCAAGACAGCCGCGTTCGTGCTTCCGATACTTCACCATCTGCTGAGCAACCCGGTCAGCAAGCCCTGCACCAGGGCATTGGTTATCACACCGACGAGAGAACTGGCCGAGCAGATCAGCGATTCGTTCAAGCTGTTGGGCAAGTTCACGAAGATCAGAACCGCCACCGTCTACGGTGGAGTCGGATTCGCACCCCAGGAGCGCGCGCTCCGCACGGGCGCTGATGTGATCGTGGCGTGTCCAGGCCGGCTGCTCGATCACATCGAGCGCCGCAACACCGATTTCGCCGGCGTGGAGAAACTAGTGCTCGACGAGGCGGACAGGATGCTAGACATGGGATTCCTACCCTCGATCAGACGCATTCTGTCCTATCTGCCCAGGCAGCGGCACAGCATGCTCTTCTCAGCCACATTCGCAGACGAGTTGATGATGCTCGCCAAAGACACGCTTTGCGACCCGAAGCGAGTGGCAATCGGCATAGAGGCGCCGCCCAACACGGTAGCGCACGTCCTCTACCCTTGTCCTCAGCACCTCAAGACCTCGCTGATCCTCAGGCTGCTCGACGAGACCGACACGAACTCCGTGCTCGTCTTCACGCGCACCAAGCACCGCGCCGACCGAGTCGCCCAGCAGATCAAGCGGGCCGGGTACAAGACATCGGCGCTGCACTCGAACAAGTCGCAGGGCCAGCGGCAGGCCGCGCTCGACGATTTCCGCTCCGGCAAGTGCCAGATTCTCGTCGCGACGGACATCGCCGCGAGAGGCCTGGACGTCGAGGGAATTTCCCACGTCATCAACTACGACATCCCAGACACGCCGGACACTTACATCCATCGGATCGGACGCACGGGAAGGGCTGAGCGCGACGGCGACGCCATGACTCTCATCACCCGCGACGACTCGGGGATCGTGCGGGATATCGAGAAGACTCTCGGCGCTCCCATTGAGCGGCGCGAGGTCGAGGATTTCGACTACGCCGCGCCCGCGACGACTCTCGACAGGATTCAGAACGCGGACATGCATCGAGACAGGTCGCTGCCGAGCGTGGCGCAGGCGGTGATCCTCGCTCATGCCCTGCCGGACAGACACGTGCCGAAGGGCGCGCTGGGCCTGAGCAGACGCAGAAGGATGAAGCGCCGCTGA
- a CDS encoding right-handed parallel beta-helix repeat-containing protein has translation MPNADLYVSPAGNDSWSGTLDSPNEMQTDGPFASLTRAQAAVRALPTSQRTRTVLIRAGTYFLDEPLIFTARDSCTTYEAYPGEKPIISGGRMITGFTRGEGGVWETQIPDVKAGKWYFRDLYVNGERRSRPRLPSASFHNITQSLGDGVRDQFVYKEGQFYFWKNLSDVEVVVFNAWDDPRFRVAGLDPEKHIVKLSGSNNWKFGAWSSDMRFYIENVGEDLYELGKFYLDRSTGMLQYFPMDDERRNTAEVVAPYLEQLVSIDGDPENSTYVERLTLKGLTFMHCGWTLPKEGIVPVQAAYPVPGAITAKGARHCAIEGCEVSRCGTYGISFHHGCQDNRIVGNHIYDMGAGGIKIGEPLNEAPDNIRTERNLISKNHIHDGGITHHSAVGIWVGGSGHNTISRNHIHDLYYTGISVGWRWGYAYSPAVENIIEYNHIHDIGRGLLSDMGGIYTLGPSPGTVLRGNLIHDAQSYHYGGWGIYFDEGSSGILAENNIVYNTKTGGFHQHYGKENVVRNNIFAFAKEQQLQRSRPEEHLQFTFENNIVYWSGDGPLLGGNLTGDSYKFDKNVYWNASGPVEFPGGLDAWHARALDVHSIVADPLFVNAVKYDFRLRKDSPAIKLGFQPIDRAGDR, from the coding sequence ATGCCAAACGCCGATCTCTACGTGTCCCCCGCAGGCAACGACTCCTGGAGCGGGACGCTGGATTCGCCCAACGAGATGCAGACCGACGGGCCGTTCGCGTCCCTCACGAGAGCGCAAGCAGCCGTCAGGGCGCTGCCAACATCTCAGAGGACCCGGACGGTACTGATCCGCGCGGGCACGTACTTCCTCGATGAACCACTGATATTCACGGCCCGGGATTCCTGCACGACCTACGAAGCATATCCCGGCGAGAAGCCGATCATCAGCGGCGGGAGGATGATCACCGGGTTCACGCGCGGGGAAGGTGGAGTCTGGGAGACGCAAATCCCCGATGTCAAGGCAGGCAAGTGGTACTTCCGCGACCTCTACGTCAACGGAGAGCGGCGCTCCAGACCGAGACTGCCGTCCGCCAGCTTCCACAATATCACGCAGTCCCTGGGCGATGGCGTGCGCGACCAGTTCGTCTACAAGGAAGGCCAGTTCTACTTCTGGAAGAACCTCAGCGACGTCGAAGTCGTGGTCTTCAACGCGTGGGATGATCCGAGGTTCCGAGTGGCCGGCCTCGATCCCGAGAAGCATATCGTGAAGCTGAGCGGCTCGAACAACTGGAAGTTCGGAGCGTGGAGTTCGGACATGCGATTCTACATCGAGAACGTGGGCGAAGACCTGTACGAACTCGGCAAGTTCTATCTCGACCGCTCGACCGGGATGCTGCAGTACTTCCCAATGGACGACGAGAGGCGCAACACGGCGGAGGTTGTGGCACCGTACCTAGAGCAGCTTGTAAGTATTGACGGTGACCCTGAGAACAGCACGTATGTGGAACGCCTCACGCTCAAGGGGCTGACGTTCATGCACTGCGGATGGACGCTGCCCAAAGAGGGGATCGTGCCGGTCCAGGCGGCATATCCGGTGCCGGGAGCGATCACGGCCAAGGGCGCCAGGCACTGCGCCATCGAGGGCTGCGAGGTCTCGAGGTGCGGCACATACGGCATCAGCTTCCACCACGGGTGCCAGGACAACCGGATCGTCGGCAACCATATCTACGACATGGGCGCCGGCGGGATCAAGATCGGCGAGCCGCTCAACGAAGCGCCGGATAACATCCGGACCGAGCGAAACCTCATCTCTAAGAACCACATCCACGACGGCGGAATCACTCATCACTCGGCAGTCGGTATCTGGGTCGGAGGCAGCGGGCACAACACGATCTCCCGCAACCACATCCACGATCTCTACTACACGGGTATCTCGGTCGGCTGGCGATGGGGGTATGCGTACAGCCCCGCGGTCGAGAACATCATCGAGTACAACCACATCCACGACATTGGGAGGGGGCTTCTGAGCGACATGGGCGGAATCTACACGCTCGGGCCGTCACCCGGGACCGTTCTGCGGGGCAACCTGATCCACGACGCACAGTCGTATCACTACGGCGGCTGGGGCATCTACTTCGACGAGGGAAGCAGCGGCATCCTGGCGGAGAACAACATCGTCTACAACACGAAGACCGGCGGATTCCACCAGCACTACGGCAAGGAGAACGTCGTCCGGAACAATATCTTCGCCTTTGCGAAGGAGCAGCAGCTCCAGAGGTCTCGGCCAGAGGAGCACCTGCAGTTCACGTTTGAGAACAATATCGTGTACTGGAGCGGTGATGGTCCGCTACTTGGTGGCAACTTGACGGGCGACTCCTACAAGTTTGACAAGAACGTGTACTGGAACGCATCAGGGCCGGTCGAGTTTCCTGGCGGACTCGATGCCTGGCATGCTCGCGCGCTGGATGTCCACTCAATCGTCGCCGATCCGCTTTTCGTCAATGCGGTGAAGTACGATTTCCGGCTCAGGAAGGACTCACCAGCTATCAAGCTCGGCTTCCAGCCGATCGACAGAGCGGGAGACAGATAG